A portion of the Euwallacea similis isolate ESF13 chromosome 8, ESF131.1, whole genome shotgun sequence genome contains these proteins:
- the CycG gene encoding cyclin G, with translation MDKRRGWPVPDAVISKPLSFDLEEFLQDENSFRPNLSAISENDVKHGEVNVTLRDGAVCMLRFLRVWLDLPHSVFFYSVSYLDMFLVKMRVQDKFLRCLTLSCLHIAIEHESHNVDVARLVKVSQSKCTSCDVLRMADIVKKKIPIKGDKNPITPVDFLDVYIKFFINVTNHWEHIVRKGLNQIKERMYILLEVLLADSNTAYFRSSAIALIVFQNEAEKIMSQGLPNKSVYYLGEVLQFLSVIREIQLKCKLKNSELKSCYLQVSKVLKRYDGERKNNFRRRHNWNFSMPSVQMSAKRFSYYPLFETITE, from the exons ATGGACAAAAGAAGAGGCTGGCCTGTTCCGGATGCTGTAATATCAAAACCATTGTCTTTCGATCTTGAAGAATTTTTGCAAGATGAAAACTCCTTTAGACCCAATCTCTCAGCTATTAGTGAAAATGACGTAAAACATGGGGAGGTGAATGTCACCTTAAGAGATGGAGCAGTTTGTATGTTACGCTTCCTCAGAGTATGGTTAGATTTGCCCCACTCTGTGTTTTTCTATTCGGTCTCTTATCTTGATATGTTTCTCGTTAAAATGAGG gtaCAAGACAAATTTCTGAGGTGTTTAACCTTAAGTTGCCTGCATATAGCAATTGAGCATGAGTCCCACAATGTTGATGTAGCCCGACTAGTCAAAGTCTCTCAAAGTAAATGTACATCATGCGATGTTCTTCGCATGGCTGacatagttaaaaaaaaaataccaatcAAAGGAGATAAAAATCCCATTACCCCTGTCGATTTCCTGGAcgtttatattaaattttttataaatgttacAAACCACTGGGAACATATTGTGAGGAAAGGTCTCAACCAAATCAAAGAAAGAATGTATATTTTGTTGGAAGTATTATTAGCTGACTCCAATACAGCCTACTTCCGATCGTCAGCCATAGCACTAATAGTATTCCAGAATGAGGCTGAGAAAATAATGTCTCAAGGATTGCCAAACAAGTCGGTTTATTATTTAGGAGAGGTTCTGCAATTTCTCTCAGTTATCAGAGAAATCCAACTTAAATGCAAG cTAAAAAACTCTGAACTGAAATCCTGTTACCTCCAAGTTTCCAAAGTACTGAAGCGGTACGACGgagaaaggaaaaacaattttcgtcGGCGTCACAACTGGAACTTCTCTATGCCTTCGGTTCAGATGTCTGCTAAACGATTTTCTTATTATCCTCTGTTTGAAACCATCACCGAATAA
- the LOC136410359 gene encoding nephrocan isoform X2: MFSMLWFLPIVSSYYVGLQCPDQCICDSEITRCSGQSLTKLPTHMNSDIINLDLSWNEFETFPSDVQLLSELRCLNLSHNKISTLRNGQIEALVKLETIDLTYNLFHDWKDIHSGVFQPAKNLLFLDLSHNPLRTLSKYSNHFYIPSLEVLRLVNCSMRTIPANVFRRLTSLVELYLSDNPVSNISDNFSLENLRLMEISRTHLSMLNENVFADLPNLETLIMNNNVNLRRFPCHSKTLRYLDLSNSMLEKVPHGHMKKLLRLDLSGNYLKNIPMNGFIDSCSLQMLNLSTNAITAIDIDAFQGLTEVQSIDLSFNKLISLDEQFSNNSALTFLNLSHNYISELDTLRSKSLKALIVSFCEIYELNRYSLSLMPNLIRLTMSRNFLTRLPDRLIARNLVILDISYCRMNTLSNETFSEMFYLREINVANNALTSIDPSYFPRAFKASIKDNPWRCSCKKIKRMFEWMIAYNSDELDALVCNSPETVAGQTWEQACENEWYPNQITRDTMWYYSLGIVVAMVLALFALVILRKVKSLQQQRVRLEEEARRAEEREALRRMQERQREIQEDNRNAPDPRELQRPPSYNEALLLPRMDASHTSLAGSLHSLGSRSSLRESSVDVTKKNKNRRKRRRRKDEEERRASRITVESDSSEESQSTENLSSLRRKTTHPPPLESDF, encoded by the exons atTATCAATTTGGACTTATCGTGGAAtgaatttgaaacatttccaAGTGACGTGCAACTGCTATCTGAGTTAAGATGCCTGAACTTATCACACAACAAGATATCTACGCTAAGAAATGGACAGATTGAAGCTTTAGTGAAATTAGAGACTATAGACTTGACATATAATCTTTTCCATGATTGGAAAGATATACATTCCGGAGTTTTTCAGCCGGCAAAAAACCTATTGTTCTTAGACCTTTCACACAATCCTTTAAGGACTCTTTCGAAATATTCAAACCATTTCTATATCCCTTCACTCGAGGTTTTACGTTTAGTAAACTGTTCAATGCGAACAATTCCAGCAAACGTTTTCCGACGATTAACGAGTCTAGTAGAATTGTATCTATCTGATAACCCAGTCAGCAATATCAGTGACAATTTTTCACTGGAAAATTTGAGACTAATGGAAATAAGTAGGACACATTTAAGTATGTTAAACGAAAATGTATTTGCTGACCTTCCAAACTTAGAAACGCTAATCATGAATAACAACGTCAATTTAAGAAGATTTCCCTGCCACTCAAAAACGCTTAGATACTTGGATCTTTCGAACTCTATGTTAGAAAAAGTACCACATGgtcatatgaaaaaattattgaggcTAGACCTATCAGGaaattatctgaaaaacaTCCCTATGAATGGTTTCATTGACTCATGTAGCCTGCAAATGCTGAACTTGTCAACTAATGCAATTACTGCCATTGACATCGATGCTTTTCAAGGTTTAACTGAG GTTCAGTCCATAGACCTGTCGTTTAACAAGCTAATCTCATTAGATGAACAATTCAGTAACAATTCCgcattaacatttttgaatttgtctCACAACTACATCAGCGAGCTAGATACTCTAAGGAGTAAATCTCTCAAAGCTCTGATAGTCAGTTTTTGTGAAATATATGAGTTGAACAGATATAGCCTTTCCTTAATGCCGAATTTGATAAGATTGACGATGTCTAGAAATTTCTTGACTAGACTTCCTGATAGACTAATAGCAAGAAATCTGGTGATATTGGATATAAGTTACTGTCGCATGAATACGCTGAGCAATGAAACATTTTCCGAAATGTTCTACCTAAGAGAGATAAATGTGGCAAATAACGCCTTAACATCAATCGATCCATCGTATTTCCCAAGGGCCTTTAAAGCGTCAATTAAGGATAATCCATGGCGATGTagttgcaaaaaaattaaaagaatgtTTGAATGGATGATTGCCTACAATTCTGACGAGTTAGATGCGTTAGTTTGTAACTCACCAGAGACTGTTGCAG GTCAAACGTGGGAGCAAGCCTGTGAAAATGAGTGGTATCCGAATCAGATTACCAGGGATACTATGTGGTACTACTCATTAGGAATTGTAGTTGCGATGGTTTTAGCGCTATTCGCTCTAGTCATATTAAGAAAAGTCAAAAGCCTACAACAGCAACGCGTTCGACTTGAGGAAGAGGCAAGGAGAGCGGAAGAAAGAGAAGCGTTACGCAGAATGCAAGAACGTCAAAGAGAAATCCAAGAAGATAACAGAAACGCTCCTGATCCTAGAGAATTACAAAGGCCTCCTTCTTATAACGAAGCACTACTCCTTCCCAGGATGGATGCTTCACATACAAGTTTGGCAGGTAGTCTACATAGCTTAGGTTCCAGAAGTAGTCTTCGGGAAAGCAGTGTtgatgtaacaaaaaaaaataaaaataggcgAAAACGTAGACGAAGGAAAGATGAAGAAGAACGGCGAGCTTCTAGAATTACGGTTGAATCTGATTCATCTGAAGAATCTCAGTCAACCGAAAACCTATCTTCTCTTAGACGAAAAACGACGCATCCGCCTCCATTAGaaagtgatttttga
- the LOC136410359 gene encoding nephrocan isoform X1: protein MFSMLWFLPIVSSYYVGLQCPDQCICDSEITRCSGQSLTKLPTHMNSDIINLDLSWNEFETFPSDVQLLSELRCLNLSHNKISTLRNGQIEALVKLETIDLTYNLFHDWKDIHSGVFQPAKNLLFLDLSHNPLRTLSKYSNHFYIPSLEVLRLVNCSMRTIPANVFRRLTSLVELYLSDNPVSNISDNFSLENLRLMEISRTHLSMLNENVFADLPNLETLIMNNNVNLRRFPCHSKTLRYLDLSNSMLEKVPHGHMKKLLRLDLSGNYLKNIPMNGFIDSCSLQMLNLSTNAITAIDIDAFQGLTEVQSIDLSFNKLISLDEQFSNNSALTFLNLSHNYISELDTLRSKSLKALIVSFCEIYELNRYSLSLMPNLIRLTMSRNFLTRLPDRLIARNLVILDISYCRMNTLSNETFSEMFYLREINVANNALTSIDPSYFPRAFKASIKDNPWRCSCKKIKRMFEWMIAYNSDELDALVCNSPETVAGEYFIFISNMSGQTWEQACENEWYPNQITRDTMWYYSLGIVVAMVLALFALVILRKVKSLQQQRVRLEEEARRAEEREALRRMQERQREIQEDNRNAPDPRELQRPPSYNEALLLPRMDASHTSLAGSLHSLGSRSSLRESSVDVTKKNKNRRKRRRRKDEEERRASRITVESDSSEESQSTENLSSLRRKTTHPPPLESDF, encoded by the exons atTATCAATTTGGACTTATCGTGGAAtgaatttgaaacatttccaAGTGACGTGCAACTGCTATCTGAGTTAAGATGCCTGAACTTATCACACAACAAGATATCTACGCTAAGAAATGGACAGATTGAAGCTTTAGTGAAATTAGAGACTATAGACTTGACATATAATCTTTTCCATGATTGGAAAGATATACATTCCGGAGTTTTTCAGCCGGCAAAAAACCTATTGTTCTTAGACCTTTCACACAATCCTTTAAGGACTCTTTCGAAATATTCAAACCATTTCTATATCCCTTCACTCGAGGTTTTACGTTTAGTAAACTGTTCAATGCGAACAATTCCAGCAAACGTTTTCCGACGATTAACGAGTCTAGTAGAATTGTATCTATCTGATAACCCAGTCAGCAATATCAGTGACAATTTTTCACTGGAAAATTTGAGACTAATGGAAATAAGTAGGACACATTTAAGTATGTTAAACGAAAATGTATTTGCTGACCTTCCAAACTTAGAAACGCTAATCATGAATAACAACGTCAATTTAAGAAGATTTCCCTGCCACTCAAAAACGCTTAGATACTTGGATCTTTCGAACTCTATGTTAGAAAAAGTACCACATGgtcatatgaaaaaattattgaggcTAGACCTATCAGGaaattatctgaaaaacaTCCCTATGAATGGTTTCATTGACTCATGTAGCCTGCAAATGCTGAACTTGTCAACTAATGCAATTACTGCCATTGACATCGATGCTTTTCAAGGTTTAACTGAG GTTCAGTCCATAGACCTGTCGTTTAACAAGCTAATCTCATTAGATGAACAATTCAGTAACAATTCCgcattaacatttttgaatttgtctCACAACTACATCAGCGAGCTAGATACTCTAAGGAGTAAATCTCTCAAAGCTCTGATAGTCAGTTTTTGTGAAATATATGAGTTGAACAGATATAGCCTTTCCTTAATGCCGAATTTGATAAGATTGACGATGTCTAGAAATTTCTTGACTAGACTTCCTGATAGACTAATAGCAAGAAATCTGGTGATATTGGATATAAGTTACTGTCGCATGAATACGCTGAGCAATGAAACATTTTCCGAAATGTTCTACCTAAGAGAGATAAATGTGGCAAATAACGCCTTAACATCAATCGATCCATCGTATTTCCCAAGGGCCTTTAAAGCGTCAATTAAGGATAATCCATGGCGATGTagttgcaaaaaaattaaaagaatgtTTGAATGGATGATTGCCTACAATTCTGACGAGTTAGATGCGTTAGTTTGTAACTCACCAGAGACTGTTGCAGGTgagtatttcatttttatttctaacatGAGTG GTCAAACGTGGGAGCAAGCCTGTGAAAATGAGTGGTATCCGAATCAGATTACCAGGGATACTATGTGGTACTACTCATTAGGAATTGTAGTTGCGATGGTTTTAGCGCTATTCGCTCTAGTCATATTAAGAAAAGTCAAAAGCCTACAACAGCAACGCGTTCGACTTGAGGAAGAGGCAAGGAGAGCGGAAGAAAGAGAAGCGTTACGCAGAATGCAAGAACGTCAAAGAGAAATCCAAGAAGATAACAGAAACGCTCCTGATCCTAGAGAATTACAAAGGCCTCCTTCTTATAACGAAGCACTACTCCTTCCCAGGATGGATGCTTCACATACAAGTTTGGCAGGTAGTCTACATAGCTTAGGTTCCAGAAGTAGTCTTCGGGAAAGCAGTGTtgatgtaacaaaaaaaaataaaaataggcgAAAACGTAGACGAAGGAAAGATGAAGAAGAACGGCGAGCTTCTAGAATTACGGTTGAATCTGATTCATCTGAAGAATCTCAGTCAACCGAAAACCTATCTTCTCTTAGACGAAAAACGACGCATCCGCCTCCATTAGaaagtgatttttga
- the Snx17 gene encoding sorting nexin-17 has protein sequence MHFSIPDTQDLKECKGSGIVGYNVHINGIYHCTVRYKQLHILNEQLKGEFGHDNLPLFPSKKLLPLSSGQVEERRMLLEKYIQALGQDVKFMTSTHLCGFLLAAQQETFCSNEKEVNLDIFIMATNQIKVKVSTFDSTGKVLAKALRQVNLPLDYIQYFSLYLIKVDNSGDIVVLRKFLNFESPYITQQVMRIATRIVIRKNYWDMKFDKELMTDPVALNLLYLQTLSDVERGWIIAMREPKIRLEKLKLKLAKKEYIEFAQKLKYYGFLQFSQCYCDYPHSGTKVSVAIGDEELSIRIVGPGNLAKEGVFKVTRMRCWRITATNDKRDITQESSTYSNNVQPNSNLELSFEYLMSKDNLRWITISSAQAILMSVCLQSLVDELLLKKNGVKKQDNNTFNGKWTYMKRDGSCHLMCNHTNLLDSSDDPENIIEGRNEELFSIKTLQDKFSSVSFKNGREFVENQAFEGISNDDL, from the exons ATGCACTTTTCTATTCCGGACACTCAAGACCTCAAAGAATGCAAAGGATCAGGGATAGTG GGGTACAACGTTCATATTAATGGTATTTACCATTGTACAGTTCGCTATAAGCAACTACATATTCTAAATGAACAATTGAAAGGAGAATTTGGCCATGACAATTTACCTCTATTTCCTTCTAAAAAGTTACTCCCCCTTTCATCTGGACAAGTGGAGGAGAGACGAAtgttattagaaaaatatattcaagcTC TTGGACAAGATGTCAAATTCATGACATCCACACATCTATGTGGATTTCTCTTAGCTGCCCAGCAAGAAACTTTTTGTAGTAATGAGAAAGAAGtcaatttagatatttttataatggcAACTAATCAAATCAAAGTTAAAGTCTCTACATTTGACTCTACAGGGAAAGTATTGGCCAAAGCATTAAGACAAGTAAACTTGCCATTAGACTATATACAGTATTTTTCGCTTTACCTCATTAAAGTAGATAACTCAGGTGATATTGTagttttaaggaaatttctaAACTTTGAATCACCATACATAACACAACAGGTTATGAGAATTGCCACTAGGATagtaattaggaaaaa TTACTGGGATATGAAATTTGACAAGGAACTTATGACAGATCCAGTTGCTCTTAATTTACTATACCTTCAAACGCTATCAGATGTAGAGAGAGGGTGGATAATAGCCATGAGAGAACCCAAGATACGattggaaaaactaaaattgaagtTGGCCAAGAAAGAGTAcattgaatttgctcaaaaactgaaatattatGGTTTTCTGCAGTTTTCTCAATGTTACTGTGATTACCCTCATTCTGGTACTAAAGTTTCTGTAGCTATAGGTGATGAGGAACTCAGTATTCGCATAGTAGGGCCTGGTAACTTGGCAAAAGAAGGAGTTTTCAAAGTTACAAGAATGAGATGTTGGAGAATAACTGCCACAAAT GACAAAAGAGACATTACTCAAGAAAGTAGTACATACAGCAATAATGTACAACCAAATTCTAATTTAGAACTATCATTTGAGTATCTTATGTCCAAAGATAACCTTCGATGGATAACTATAAGTAGTGCTCAAGCCATTTTAATGTCGGTATGTCTTCAATCTTTAGTAGATGAACtacttttgaagaaaaatggagTCAAAAAACAGGataataatacttttaatggaaaatggaCTTATATGAAAAGAGATGGATCTTGCCATCTAATGTGCAACCATACAAATTTGTTGGATAGTTCTGAT gatCCAGAAAATATAATCGAAGGCAGAAATGAAGAACTTTTCTCCATAAAAACTTTACAGGATAAATTTTCCAGTGTATCTTTCAAGAACGGGAGAGAATTCGTAGAAAATCAAGCTTTTGAGGGAATAAGCAATGATGATTTATAG